In Mycobacterium sp. ITM-2016-00317, the genomic window GGAGCGCTACCCGCGTCGGGGGCGCCCATGCGCTCAGTCAGCCTCGACTCGTTTCTTCAGGTCCTTCAGCGCAGTGTCGGTGAGCCGGCGCTCGGCCTTGCGCTTGAGCAGGCCGATCATCGGAATGACCAGGTCGACGGCCAGCTCGTAGGTGACGTCGGTGCCCGATCCTTTCGGCTCCAGCCGATAGGCGCCGTCGAGAGACTTGAGCAACGAGCTGGAAACCAGGGACCACGTCACCGACCCGCGGTCGGCGGGCCACTGATAGGCCAGCACCATGGTGTCCTTGAGCACCGCGGCGTCCAGCACCAGCCGGGCCACCTTCGGGTAGCCGTCGTCGTCGACCTCGAGGACCTCGGTCTCCTTGTATTCCGCGACCCAGTCGGGGTAGGAGCCGATGTCGGCGATGACGTCCATCACCGTCGAGGGCTCGGCATCGATGTGAATCGTCTGCGCCGTCTTGTCCGCCACTGGAGCCTTCCCTGCTGTGGTCTGGTCGCTGGCCAGAAATCTACTCCCCCCGACGGGTGCGTGACCGCCGTACTTCAGGCCA contains:
- a CDS encoding SRPBCC family protein, which gives rise to MADKTAQTIHIDAEPSTVMDVIADIGSYPDWVAEYKETEVLEVDDDGYPKVARLVLDAAVLKDTMVLAYQWPADRGSVTWSLVSSSLLKSLDGAYRLEPKGSGTDVTYELAVDLVIPMIGLLKRKAERRLTDTALKDLKKRVEAD